GCGTCGACGAGCAGTTCCGTGACCCGATGGCGCGGAAGTATGCGCACCCGGCCGTCCGCCGCACCGGCCTCCACCGCGGCGGCGAACGGCGCGACGATCCCGGGGCCGGTGCCCCAGGTGATGTGGAATCGCGGCACCGAGTTGCCCGGCCCGATCGCGCCGCTGCCGCCGCGCTCCGCCCAGCCCACCACGGGGAAGAAGCCGACGCCGCGCTGGCGCAGCCAGGCGCGCTTCTCGCCCGCAGCGAAGTCAAGGTAGGCCCGCGCCCAGCGGCGCGGCCATTCATCCTCCGGACGGTCGAAGCCGGCGTTGCCGAACCAGTCCTGCGTGGCCAGTTCGAGGGAGTCGCGGATGCCCATCCGGCGCTGCTCCGGGGAGTCGATCAGGAACAGGCCGCCGAAGGACCACCAGGCCTGACCGCCGAGGTTGGAGCGGGGCTCCTGATCGATGATCGTCACGCTGCGGCCGGCGTCCATGGCTTCGCAGGCGGCGACGAGGCCGGATAGGCCCCAGCCGATGATGAGCACGTCGGTCTGTGCGGTACGGACTGCCATGGCGACTCCTTCGTCGACGAGGTGGTGGGTGCGGTGCTGCTATGAAGTGAGTCCGAGGTCGGGGCGGTGCTGCTGGGCGGGACCGACGCCAGGGGAGGGCTCGAAGGTATTGACCAGGGAATGGGCCGCGCGCTGAAGGTAGTCCCAGAAGGTCGCATCGTGCATCGGCGAGAGCTGAACATCGTCCAGAGCGGTGCGCATGTGCGTCAGCCAGCGGTCCCTGGCATCCGGGTTGACGTGGAAGGCCACGTGCCGCATCCGCAGCCGGGGATGTCCGCGACGCTCACTGTAGGTGGTCGGTCCGCCCCAGTACTGCTCCAGGAACATCGTCAGGCGATCCGCCGCCGGCCCGAGGTCTTCCTCCGGGTACATCGGCTTGAGCACCGGGTCGAGGGCCACCTCCTGGTAGAAGACCTCGACGAGCCGCCGAAACGTCTCATGGCCGCCGACCTCGTCGTAGAACGTCATCTCGCGCCGCCTTCTTCGCCGTCGGATTTCTTGCGTCGCCAGACGCCGCGCTCGGCGACCGGCGGCACACCGGTGACCGGGTTCGGGCGGGTCTTGGGCGGGTTGGCGCCGCGCACCCGACGTGCACCCTCGAAGCCGGTGAGGTTCACCGATGCCAGCTGCGGAGTCACGATGTCCCTGGTGAGCATGGCATCGCGCAGACGCCTGCGCAGCTCCTGAGACACGTCGTCCATCGCGAGCGCTCTCGTCTTCATGACCACGCGCACCACGAGCGCGTCGCCGTCGATCGTACGCAGGCCCCACAGCTCGGGCTTCTCGATGATGCGGGTGCGCCACTTCGGGTCCTTGGCGAGGCTCTCGGCGGTCTCGAGCATGGTCTCCTCGACCAGGTCGAGGTCGGAGTCCGGTGCCACGCCGACATCGATGATCGCGCGCGCCCAGCCCTGAGACATGTTGCCGATGCGGGTCACCTCGCCGTTGCGCACGTACCAGAGCGTGCCGTTCACGTCGCGCACCTGCGTGATGCGCACGCTGACGTGCTCGACCACTCCCGAGGCAAGGCCGAGGTCGACCACGTCGCCGATGCCGATCTGATCCTCGGCCACCAGGAACAGGCCGTTCAGCACGTCCTTGACGATGTTCTGCGCACCGAAGCCGAGGCCCGCGCCGATCGCAGCGGTGAGCAGGGTCAGCGAGCTCAGCAGCGCGGGGGAGAGCACCCAGACGATGAGCAGCAGCGCCACCACCACGAGCATGACGTTGATGATGTTCTGCAGTATCGAGCCGAGCGTTCTGGTGCGCTGCACCAGGCGCATGTCGGCGAGCGGCGAGCGCTCCAGGGCCTGGGTGTCGTCGACGTTGGCCTTCGACTTGGCGGTGGCGACGATGCGCCGCACGATCCGGCGGATGACCAGCCGCAGCAGCAGCCCCAGCACGAACGCCGACGCGGCGATGATCGCGACCCAGAGCGCCTTCTCGCCGATCACCGTGAGCGTGTGCAGAATCGACGCCCAGGTGTCCGCAGGGGCGGCGGGATCGGTGGCGAGAGGCAGGAGCGGCACGTTCCGATCCTACCGATCCGGCTTCACGGAACGCTGGATGTGCGCGGAGCCGGGTCGGTCGTGGCCGGGCTCAATCCTCGGCGTCGCGGGACTGCGCGGTGAGCGCGCGCTCGACGTCGGCGAGGTTCTCGTGCACCAGCCTGCGCAGCGCCGGGGCGGCGTCCTTGTTCGCCGAGAGCCACGACCGGGTCGCATCGCGCAGCGCCACGTTCGCCAGCGGACGAGGGTACAGACCCACGATCAGATAGTCCGCGATCTGGTACGTGCGGTTCTCCCAGATCGGCACCAGCATGTCGAAGTACTTCTCGATGTAATCGCCGAGCACATCGACGCCCGACGGATGCACGAAGCCGAGTGCCGTGGAGCGGACGATCGTGTTGGGTAGGTCGGCGTTGTCGATCAGCGACGACCAGGCGGCCTGCTTCGCCTCCACCGTGGGCAGGGCAGCACGGGCCTGTGCGGCGAACTCCGCACCCTTGGCAGTGTTGTCACCGGCCAGTGCGGCGTCGATCGTCGCCGCATCCGTCGCTCCAGCGGCGGCCAGTCCGACCAGCAGCTGCCAGGACAGGTCGTCATCGATCTCGAGCCCCGGCAGCGTGTCCTCGCCTGCCCGCAGACGACCGACGATGCCGGCATGCTCTGGTGTCACCAGTGTGTTCGCGAACGCGGTCACCAGCTGCAGTTGCGTGTCGCTTCCCGACTCCGCCTGCTGCGCGAGCGCCCACAGCCCGTCGGCGACCTTCTCTCGCGTGGCGGCGCGCCGGTCAGGGGCGACATAGGTGGAGGCTGCCAGCAGCAGCTGGGAGAGCGTGGTGCGCACGGTGGTGGACTCGGTCTCGCGGCCGATGTTGCCGAGCACCAGGTCGATGTAATCGGATGCGGCGGTCTCGGCATCCCGGGTCTGGTCCCACGCGGCACCCCACACCAGCGAGCGTGCGAGCGGGTCGGTGATGTCGGCCAGGTGCGCGATGGCGGTCTCGAGCGATTGCTCGTCGAGCCGGATCTTGGCGTAGGCGAGATCCTTGTCGTTCAGCAGCACCATGTCGGGGCGGGGCAGGCCCTGCAGCTCCGGAATCTCCGTGCGATCGCCGTCGACGTCGACCTCGATGTCGTGCGTGCGCACCAGTGCGCCGTCCTGAAGGTTGTAGAAGCCGATTCCCAGACGGTGTGGACGGATGGTCGGATAGTCGGCGGGGGCGGTCTGCGTGACGGCGAAGCGGGTGATGACCCCCGCCGCATCCTCGACGATCACCGGGGCGAGGGTGTTGACGCCGGCCGTCTCGAGCCACTTCTTCGCCCAGCTGGTCAGTTCACGGCCGCTGGTCGCCTCGAGCTCGACGAGCAGGTCGCTCAGCTCGGTGTTCCCCCAGGCGTGCTTCTGGAAGTACCGCGCCACTCCGGCGAAGAAGGCGTCGATCCCGACCCAGGCGGCGAGCTGCTTGAGCACCGAGCCGCCCTTGGCGTACGTGATGCCGTCGAAATTGACCAGCACGTCCTGCAGGTCGTTGATCTCGGCGACGATCGGATGCGTGGAGGGCAGTTGATCCTGGCGGTACGCCCAGGTCTTCTCCATCGCGTTGAATGTGGTCCAGGCCTCGGTCCACTCGGTCGCCTCGGCGGTAGCGATCGTCGACGCCCACTCGGCAAACGACTCGTTCAGCCACAGGTCGTTCCACCACTTCATGGTGACCAGGTCGCCGAACCACATGTGCGCCAGCTCGTGCAGGATCGTGACGACGCGGCGCTCCTTGACCGCATCCGTCACCTTGCTGCGGAACACGTAGGTCTCGGTGAAGGTGACGGCGCCGGCGTTCTCCATTGCGCCGGCGTTGAACTCCGGCACGAACAGCTGGTCGTACTTCGCGAACGGATACGGCACGCCGAACTTGGACTCGTAATAGGCGAAGCCCTGGCGGGTCTTCTCGAAGATGTAGTCGGCGTCCAGATGCTGCCACAGACTCTTGCGGCCGTACACGCCCAGCGGGATGACCGTGCCCGAGGAGCTGGTGAGCTCCGAGAACGTCGACTCGTAGGGTCCTGCGATGAGCGCGGTGATGTACGAGGAGATGCGCGGAGTGGGCTCGAAGCCCCAGGTCGCGGTCTGCTGGCAGCCGGAGTCCGTGGAGGCGTCGTGCACGATCGGCTCGGGGGTCGGCGAGTTCGACACGACCTTCCACGCCGCGGGTGCGGTAACGGTGAACTGGAAGGTGGCCTTCAGGTCGGGCTGCTCGAACACGGCGAACATGCGGCGCGAGTCCGGCACCTCGAACTGCGAGTAAAGGTACACCTCGCCGTCGACCGGGTCGACGAAACGGTGCAGGCCCTCGCCGGTGTTGGTGTACAGGCAGTCCGCGTCGACGATCAGCACGTTCTCGGCCTGCAGCCCGTCCAGCGCGATCCGGGAGTCGGCGAATGCCTCGTGCGGGTCGATCTGCTCGCCGTTGAGCGAGATCTCGCGCACTTCGCGGGCGATCAGGTCGATGAAGGTGAAGCTTCCGGGCGTCGCGGTGAATCGCACGACGCTGCGCGATCCGAACACCTCCGCGCCCTTGGTGAGGTCGAGCGAGACCTGATAGGACTGCGTATCGATGACGGCACGGCGCTCCTGCGCTTCCGTACGGGTGAGGTTCTCTCCAGGCACAGCTGTTATCTCCCAGTGGTGAGGGGGCGTCGTCCTGCGTCGGCACGGCTGGCGCCGACGACAACCATGACAGCCTACGCCAGGCAACGTCGTGCGCGATGGTTTCCGCGCTGGCTCATAGCCTGCGGTGGCAGGATGACGGCCGTGAGTGCTCTTGACACGGATGCCGTTCCGCACGCTTCTTCCGCAGCATCCGGAGGTGATCCGTTCATCGAACAGCCCGTCGCCTACGACGCGATCCTGCTGGCGGGCTTCGGCGGCCCGGAGGGCCAGGACGACGTCATCCCGTTCCTGCGCAACGTCACCCGGGGGCGGGGCATCCCCGATGAGCGCCTGGAGGAGGTCGCCCATCACTACCGCCATTTCGGCGGGGTGAGCCCGATCAACGGACAGAACCGCGCGTTGAAGACCGCGCTGGAGGCCGAGCTGGCGGCACGGTCGATCGACCTGCCGGTGTACTGGGGCAACCGCAACTGGGCGCCCTACCTGGAGGATGCCGTCGCCGAGGCCGTCGCCCACGGCGATACGACGCTGCTCGCGTTCGCGACCAGCGCGTACAGCTCGTTCTCCAGCTGCCGGCAATACCGCGAGGACTTCGCGCGGGTGCTGGACGGCACCGAGTATGACGGCGTCGTGACGATCGACAAGATCCGTCCGTTCTACGACCACCCCGGGTTCGTGCAGTCGTTCGTCGCGGGCGTGCACGACGCAGTAGCGGAGATGCTCGCCGAGGGCGTTCCCGCGGATGCCGTGCAGGTGCTGTTCTCCACTCACAGCATTCCGGCGACGGATGCCGTGCGCTCCGGCCCCCGCGACGTGGACTGGGGCGAGGGCGGCGCATACGCTGCGCAGCATCAGGCGGTATCGGCGTGGGTGATGGATCGCGTCGCGCAGCTGCTGCCGGAGGCGTCAGCCGTGCCGTGGCAGCTCGTGTACCAGTCCCGATCCGGACCCGCCACGCAGGCCTGGCTCGAACCCGACGTCTGCGACGTCATCGGCGAGCTGGCCGCGCGTGGACGCCAGGCTGTCATCGTCGTACCGGTTGGATTCATGAGCGACCACATGGAGGTGCTCTGGGACCTGGACACCGAGGCGAAGGAGGCCGCCGAAGGTGCTGGTCTGCGTTTCGCGCGCACGCCCACCCCCGGTGTGTCGCCCTCGTTCGTCGCCGGGATCGTCGACCTCATCCAGGAGCGCCTGGAAGGGCGTCCGGCCGCCGATCGTGCGCATATCACGGACGTCGGCGGCGCCTTCGACGTCTGCCGTCCCGGATGCTGTGAGAACGTGCGTGCCGGGTTCAAGCGGGCCGCCGCGGGCATCGCTCCCTGATGCGCACGCCCCGTTTCCGGGTCGCGGAGGCGAATAAGATGGGCGCCATGCGCATCCACATCGCCACCGATCATGCCGGCCTCGACTTCTCCACCAGGCTGCGGGAGCACCTGCGTGCCGCAGGACACGACGTCGTCGACCACGGCCCGGTGCAGTACGACGCGCTGGACGACTACCCGTCGTTCTGCATCCGCGCTGCTCAGGCCGTCGTCGCCGACCAGGCTGCCGGAGTCGAGGCGCTCGGAGTCGTGTTCGGAGGCTCGGGCAACGGCGAGCAGATCGCGGCCAACAAGGTCGCCGGCATCCGCGCAGCCCTGGTCTGGAACGCCTCGACGGCCGAACTCGCTCGGGAGCACAACGACGCCAATGTGATCTCCATCGGAGCCCGCCAGCACAGCTTCGACGAGGTGACCTCGCTGATCGACACGTTCATCGCCACGCCGTTCTCGAATGATGAGCGCCACGTGCGCCGGATCGGACAGATCGCCGATTTCGAGCGCGACGGCTCGCTGCTTCCGGATCCTCGCGCCTGAGATGCCCGAGGGTCACTCCGTCCACCGCATTGCACGGCAGTTCACTCGCAACTTCGTCCAACGGCAGGTGAGCGCCTCCAGTCCGCAGGGCAGATTCGCGGAGGGTGCCGCCGTGCTCGATGGGCGCGAGATGCAGCAGGGCATGGCGGTCGGCAAACAGATGTTCCTGGAGTTCGAGGGGGAGCTCTGGCTGCGGGTTCACCTCGGGCTGTACGGTGCGTGGGATTTCGCCGGCGAGATTCTCGTCGACCCGACGATCGCCTCGGCCAACGGCCGGATGGGGCAGACCAATCAGCGGGGGACGGAGCTGGGCGGCGACGGTCTCGGAGAACCGATCCTCGATGACGCAGGAGAGAACTCGCTGACATCGATCGGAGCGCCCCGGCGTACTCGCGTGCACGTGCGGATGTCGGAGCAGACCCGCGGGCTCGCCGACGAGGGCGAGGAGTGGCCGCCGCCCGTGGTCGGACAGGTGCGGCTGCGTCTGCTCACCGACTCGACCTGCGCCGACCTACGCGGACCGACCGCGTGCGCGCTGCAGACGCCCGATGAGATGCTCGCCACCCTCGCCAAGCTCGGTCCCGACCCGCTGGTGGGCGATCCTGCCGAGGGCGAGGAGAGGTTCGTGCGCACGGTGCGCCGCAAACCGACGCCCATCGCGCTGCTGCTGATGGACCAGACCGTCGTCAGCGGCATCGGCAACGTCTACCGTGCCGAGATGCTGTTCCGCGCTCGGCTGGAGCCGCACACGCCCGGCCGGGACGTGCCGGAGGAGGTCGTGCGCGAACTGTGGCGGGACTGGGTCCGGCTGCTGGCGATCGGCGTCGAGACCGGTCAGATGATGACCATGGACGGGCTCACGCCCGACCAGTACCGTGCGGCGATGGCGAGCCGCGACGACCGGCACTGGGTGTACCACCGCGCCGGGCTGCCGTGCCGGGTATGCGGCACCGAGATCGCTCTGGAGGAGATCGGCGCGCGCAAGCTGTACTGGTGTCCGTCGTGCCAGCGCTGACAGGAGATCTGCTGCTGCGCGGTGTGCGCGTGGCAGGCTCCGGGCGCGAGCTGCTGCCGACTGACGGGCCCGTCGACATCCTGATCCGGGGAGGGGTCATCGCCGACATCGCACCGACGGGGAACCTGCGTGCGACGGCCGAGGTGGTCGACGGCGGCGGCGCCTGGGCGATTCCCGGGCTCTGGGATCACCACGTGCATCTGGTGCAGTGGGCACTGGACGCGCAGCGGGTGCAGCTGGGCGACGCCGCGAGCGCCGCAGAGGCGGTGCGGATGGTGGCGGATGCCGCGCCGTTGCCCGACGGGCGGATCGTCGGCGCCGGCCTGCGCATCGCCGAGTGGCGGGAGCGTCCTTCTCTGGGTCTGCTGGACGAGGTGACGGGGGAGCGGCCGGCCTACCTGATCAACGCGGATGTGCACAGTGTCTGGCTGAACTCCGCGGCACTGCGGCGGGAGGGCTTCGAGGGCGCGGACGAGGACGGCATGCTGCGCGAGGAGCAGGCCTTCGAGATCTCCCGGCGACTGAATGCGACCGACGAGGCGACCGTGGATGCGGCCGTCGCCGCGGCGGGCCGACGCGCCGCAGCACGGGGAGTCACCGGCCTGGTGGACTTCGACATGGCGTGGAACGCGGATGCCTGGCGGCGCCGGGTCGCATCCGGGTTCGACAGCCATCGCGTGGAGTTCGCCTTCTATCCCGCCGATCTGCAGCGCGCCATCGACGAGGGGCTGCACAGCGGTGCGCAGCTGGATGCCGCCGGCGGACTGGTGCAGGTGGGACCGCTCAAGCTCATCACCGACGGATCCCTCGGTACGCGCACCGCGGCATGCTCACACTCCTATGCGGGGGACCCGCAGAACTTCGGGGTGCTGAACATCCCGGCAGACGAGCTCGTCGGCCTGCTCGCCCGCGCCACCGCGTCGGGCATCGACGTGGCTGTTCACGCGATCGGCGACCGGGCCGTGGCATCCGCACTGGACGCTTTCGCGTACACGCAGGCGCAGGGGACCGTCGAACACGCCCAGCTCGTGCGGCATGCCGATCTGCAGCGCTTCGCCCGCCTGGGCGTAGCCGTGAGCGTGCAGCCCATGCACGCGATCGACGATCGCGACCTGGCGAGCGATCTGTGGCGGAACCAGCGCTCACTCGGCTACCCGCTGGCATCCCTGTTCGCCTCGGGAGCGTCCGTGCGTTTCGGATCGGATGCCCCAGTGACCCCGCTGGACCCCTGGCTCGGCATCGCCGCGGCCGTGCATCGCACAGGCGATGGCCGCGGGCCCTGGCATCCGGAGGAGCGCGTGAGCATCGATACGGCGCTGCGCGCCAGCAGCCGGCGCGGTGCAGCAGAGATCGGCCTCGGCGCGGTCGCTGACATCGCACTGTGCGGCGCGGATCCGCGTACGGCTGACCGGGCGCAACTGCAACGGATGCCGGTCGTGGCCACGATTCTGGGCGGACGCGTCACGCACCGGGCGTGAACGCCGAGGGGCGCCGAAGCGAATGCTCCGGCGCCCCTCGACTAAACGTCTGGGCGAATGCGATCAGGCCGCGACGTGGGAGATGAGGAACCAGCGGTCCTTCTCCAGGCCGCGCTGGATCTCGATCGCGACGTCCTGGCTGGTGAGGTCGACCGCGTCGAGTCCTTCGACGGCCGCCTTCACCTCGACGAGGATCGCGTCGATGTCGCTGACGACGGCGTTGATGATCTCCTCGGACTGGGCGAACCCGGCCGGCACCGACGTCTTCGCAGCCTTCTCTGCCACCGTGCTCAGGCGGGAGTCGATCGGAAGGCCCAGAGCGACGATGCGCTCGGCGGCCGTGTCGGCGAAGTCCTGGACGCGAGCGACGACCTGATCGAGAAGCTCGTGGACACCGACGAAGTTGGCGCCGCGCACGTGCCAGTGTGCCTGCTTGCCGTTGACGACCAGTGCCTCGAGGCCGTGGACGACGGGAGAGAGGAACTGTGCGGCCGCCGCCGCCACGGTCGGGTCGACGGCGGTGGTGGAGACGGTCTGTGCCTTGCTCATGAGAACCTCCGAATTGTGCTCAGCGGGCTTGTTGAGACCAACGCTACTCAGTGGGAGATATTCCGCAAGCAAGCCAAGGCAACGCTTACCGAGCGCGTTCTGCCGCATGAATCCGCCGATGCAAGGGTATTCTCGCCAGTATGACGATCGCGCCGGCAGCCTCTATCATCGCCGTGTCTGGACAGCATCCGAATGTGGCATCCGATGCCTTCATCGCATCCGGTGCGAGGATCATCGGAGCCGTGACCCTCGGTCCGGCCGCAAGCGTCTGGTACAACGCGGTGCTGCGTGCCGACTCCGCGCCGATCAGCGTCGGGGCGGGCAGCAATGTGCAGGACAATGTCTCCCTGCACGTCGACAGCGGGCATGGCGTCGTGATCGGTGAGAAGGTGTCCATCGGTCACAACGCGGTCGTGCACGGCTGCACGATCGGGGACGGCTCGCTGATCGGGATGGGTGCGGTGGTGCTCAGCGGTGCGGTGATCGGCCGCGGATGCCTGGTCGCCGGCGGCGCCGTCGTGCTGGGCGGGACGGAGGTGCCCGACGGCTCCCTGGTCGCAGGGGTTCCCGCGAAGGTGCGCCGCGCACTGACGGACGAAGAGCGTCAGGGGCTGGTCGAGAATGCTGAGATCTACCTGCGCCACGTCGAGGAGCACCGGTCGGCGCAGCCGCTCTGATCGCACCGCTAGGCTGGTGTTCTACGGGGCGGTGGCCAAGCTGGTGAAGGCAGTGGGCTCATAACCCAACGATCGCGGGTTCAAGTCCCGCCCGCCCCACTTTTCACGTTCTACTCGTCTTCGTCGTCCGGCGCGTCGTCCGCGATGCTTTGCGGTCCGCCGATCACGCCGATGCCCACGGCCTGATGATCCGGCTCGGCGTCGTGCGGCTTCTCGGCCTTCGGCTCCTCGTCGACCTCCTTCTCGGTGCTCGGCTCCTCAAGATCCTCGGTGTCCGGTTCCTGTGCTGGGTCGCCTGTCGTGTCGCTCATCGGTCCATCGTCCTGCGTCTGCCCACGGCGCCCCAGGGGTTGACATCGCCTGAGGACGGCTTGCGCCCAAGCGCGCCTCCTCAGGCGTTGTCGATGCGTACGACACGAACGTCGCTGCAGCAGGTCGACGTACCCTCGCACCCGTCACATCACGTTGCCGATGTAGGAGTACTTCACGAACACCTCGGCGGCGATGCCGGATTCCTCCAGCACGCCCTGCAGGGCGGTCATCATGTAGTTCGAGTCCCACCCCATGTACAGGTGGCTGCCCTCGGCGATGGTGTCCCAGTGGCCCTTCCAGGCCATCGACTCGTACAGCGGCCCGCCATGGCGTGCACTGTAGGCGAGGGCAGCGGCACGGTCATCGGTCCAGGCTCTGCGGAACACTCGGTTGAACAGTGCCTTGACGTCCTTGACCTCCCAGTGCTCGCCACGATATTCGCAGTAGTCGAACTCGCGCTCCCAGCCGGCCGGCCAGCCACGTCGGCGGACCGCATCGAGCACCGGGGTCAACCCGTCGTCGTCGATCTCCGGGAGCGCCGGTCGCGCCCAGATCCGCAGCAGCTGCTCCGACAGCCGCACGGTGCGCGCCGAGATCGCGGCGGTGCCCCAGCCCTCGGCATCCGCGAGCTCGCGTGTGGCGGCGACGCTGCTGCGGGCGTACGCCCGATCGCGCTTGCCCGGGAAGGATTCCCCGAACACCTGCTCGGCAAGTGGCTGCTCCAGCAGAGTGAGGTTGCCCAGCGTCGGGGCGAGCGCACGGTGACTGTTCTGCTCATCCT
Above is a window of Microbacterium suwonense DNA encoding:
- a CDS encoding mechanosensitive ion channel family protein; amino-acid sequence: MPLLPLATDPAAPADTWASILHTLTVIGEKALWVAIIAASAFVLGLLLRLVIRRIVRRIVATAKSKANVDDTQALERSPLADMRLVQRTRTLGSILQNIINVMLVVVALLLIVWVLSPALLSSLTLLTAAIGAGLGFGAQNIVKDVLNGLFLVAEDQIGIGDVVDLGLASGVVEHVSVRITQVRDVNGTLWYVRNGEVTRIGNMSQGWARAIIDVGVAPDSDLDLVEETMLETAESLAKDPKWRTRIIEKPELWGLRTIDGDALVVRVVMKTRALAMDDVSQELRRRLRDAMLTRDIVTPQLASVNLTGFEGARRVRGANPPKTRPNPVTGVPPVAERGVWRRKKSDGEEGGAR
- a CDS encoding ribose-5-phosphate isomerase is translated as MRIHIATDHAGLDFSTRLREHLRAAGHDVVDHGPVQYDALDDYPSFCIRAAQAVVADQAAGVEALGVVFGGSGNGEQIAANKVAGIRAALVWNASTAELAREHNDANVISIGARQHSFDEVTSLIDTFIATPFSNDERHVRRIGQIADFERDGSLLPDPRA
- a CDS encoding ferrochelatase; this encodes MTAVSALDTDAVPHASSAASGGDPFIEQPVAYDAILLAGFGGPEGQDDVIPFLRNVTRGRGIPDERLEEVAHHYRHFGGVSPINGQNRALKTALEAELAARSIDLPVYWGNRNWAPYLEDAVAEAVAHGDTTLLAFATSAYSSFSSCRQYREDFARVLDGTEYDGVVTIDKIRPFYDHPGFVQSFVAGVHDAVAEMLAEGVPADAVQVLFSTHSIPATDAVRSGPRDVDWGEGGAYAAQHQAVSAWVMDRVAQLLPEASAVPWQLVYQSRSGPATQAWLEPDVCDVIGELAARGRQAVIVVPVGFMSDHMEVLWDLDTEAKEAAEGAGLRFARTPTPGVSPSFVAGIVDLIQERLEGRPAADRAHITDVGGAFDVCRPGCCENVRAGFKRAAAGIAP
- the pepN gene encoding aminopeptidase N; protein product: MPGENLTRTEAQERRAVIDTQSYQVSLDLTKGAEVFGSRSVVRFTATPGSFTFIDLIAREVREISLNGEQIDPHEAFADSRIALDGLQAENVLIVDADCLYTNTGEGLHRFVDPVDGEVYLYSQFEVPDSRRMFAVFEQPDLKATFQFTVTAPAAWKVVSNSPTPEPIVHDASTDSGCQQTATWGFEPTPRISSYITALIAGPYESTFSELTSSSGTVIPLGVYGRKSLWQHLDADYIFEKTRQGFAYYESKFGVPYPFAKYDQLFVPEFNAGAMENAGAVTFTETYVFRSKVTDAVKERRVVTILHELAHMWFGDLVTMKWWNDLWLNESFAEWASTIATAEATEWTEAWTTFNAMEKTWAYRQDQLPSTHPIVAEINDLQDVLVNFDGITYAKGGSVLKQLAAWVGIDAFFAGVARYFQKHAWGNTELSDLLVELEATSGRELTSWAKKWLETAGVNTLAPVIVEDAAGVITRFAVTQTAPADYPTIRPHRLGIGFYNLQDGALVRTHDIEVDVDGDRTEIPELQGLPRPDMVLLNDKDLAYAKIRLDEQSLETAIAHLADITDPLARSLVWGAAWDQTRDAETAASDYIDLVLGNIGRETESTTVRTTLSQLLLAASTYVAPDRRAATREKVADGLWALAQQAESGSDTQLQLVTAFANTLVTPEHAGIVGRLRAGEDTLPGLEIDDDLSWQLLVGLAAAGATDAATIDAALAGDNTAKGAEFAAQARAALPTVEAKQAAWSSLIDNADLPNTIVRSTALGFVHPSGVDVLGDYIEKYFDMLVPIWENRTYQIADYLIVGLYPRPLANVALRDATRSWLSANKDAAPALRRLVHENLADVERALTAQSRDAED
- a CDS encoding Fpg/Nei family DNA glycosylase is translated as MPEGHSVHRIARQFTRNFVQRQVSASSPQGRFAEGAAVLDGREMQQGMAVGKQMFLEFEGELWLRVHLGLYGAWDFAGEILVDPTIASANGRMGQTNQRGTELGGDGLGEPILDDAGENSLTSIGAPRRTRVHVRMSEQTRGLADEGEEWPPPVVGQVRLRLLTDSTCADLRGPTACALQTPDEMLATLAKLGPDPLVGDPAEGEERFVRTVRRKPTPIALLLMDQTVVSGIGNVYRAEMLFRARLEPHTPGRDVPEEVVRELWRDWVRLLAIGVETGQMMTMDGLTPDQYRAAMASRDDRHWVYHRAGLPCRVCGTEIALEEIGARKLYWCPSCQR
- a CDS encoding Dps family protein; the encoded protein is MSKAQTVSTTAVDPTVAAAAAQFLSPVVHGLEALVVNGKQAHWHVRGANFVGVHELLDQVVARVQDFADTAAERIVALGLPIDSRLSTVAEKAAKTSVPAGFAQSEEIINAVVSDIDAILVEVKAAVEGLDAVDLTSQDVAIEIQRGLEKDRWFLISHVAA
- a CDS encoding amidohydrolase, which encodes MSVVPALTGDLLLRGVRVAGSGRELLPTDGPVDILIRGGVIADIAPTGNLRATAEVVDGGGAWAIPGLWDHHVHLVQWALDAQRVQLGDAASAAEAVRMVADAAPLPDGRIVGAGLRIAEWRERPSLGLLDEVTGERPAYLINADVHSVWLNSAALRREGFEGADEDGMLREEQAFEISRRLNATDEATVDAAVAAAGRRAAARGVTGLVDFDMAWNADAWRRRVASGFDSHRVEFAFYPADLQRAIDEGLHSGAQLDAAGGLVQVGPLKLITDGSLGTRTAACSHSYAGDPQNFGVLNIPADELVGLLARATASGIDVAVHAIGDRAVASALDAFAYTQAQGTVEHAQLVRHADLQRFARLGVAVSVQPMHAIDDRDLASDLWRNQRSLGYPLASLFASGASVRFGSDAPVTPLDPWLGIAAAVHRTGDGRGPWHPEERVSIDTALRASSRRGAAEIGLGAVADIALCGADPRTADRAQLQRMPVVATILGGRVTHRA
- a CDS encoding globin: MTFYDEVGGHETFRRLVEVFYQEVALDPVLKPMYPEEDLGPAADRLTMFLEQYWGGPTTYSERRGHPRLRMRHVAFHVNPDARDRWLTHMRTALDDVQLSPMHDATFWDYLQRAAHSLVNTFEPSPGVGPAQQHRPDLGLTS
- a CDS encoding gamma carbonic anhydrase family protein, with the translated sequence MTIAPAASIIAVSGQHPNVASDAFIASGARIIGAVTLGPAASVWYNAVLRADSAPISVGAGSNVQDNVSLHVDSGHGVVIGEKVSIGHNAVVHGCTIGDGSLIGMGAVVLSGAVIGRGCLVAGGAVVLGGTEVPDGSLVAGVPAKVRRALTDEERQGLVENAEIYLRHVEEHRSAQPL